A window of Candidatus Deferrimicrobiaceae bacterium contains these coding sequences:
- a CDS encoding methyltransferase domain-containing protein encodes MPGAWFETIFDERYPQLFGPLEGNAEKEVEEIIGLIAVPPGSAVEDLGCGRGRHAVPLARRGYVVTGVDLSSKMLDIARARAHREGVTVEWVREDMRLFRRPGAFDLCLSLFTSFGFFSDEENQRVLDNVAVSLREGGTLLLDLRNSGKGLSRLENWDQTIEVPSGQLRMSIGFNSGTRRATAEHVLTRKDGIRISSTFDVRIYSSDELEAMLGKCGLRVKNCFGSLSGDPFTEESERMVVLSVKG; translated from the coding sequence ATGCCGGGAGCGTGGTTCGAGACGATCTTCGACGAGAGATACCCGCAGCTGTTCGGGCCGCTCGAGGGGAATGCCGAGAAAGAGGTGGAGGAGATCATCGGCCTCATCGCGGTTCCCCCCGGGTCGGCCGTGGAGGACCTGGGGTGCGGTCGGGGGAGGCACGCCGTCCCGCTCGCCCGGCGGGGATACGTGGTGACCGGCGTGGACCTTTCCAGCAAGATGCTGGACATCGCCCGGGCGCGGGCCCACCGGGAGGGGGTCACCGTGGAATGGGTGCGCGAGGACATGCGGCTCTTCCGACGTCCCGGCGCCTTCGATCTGTGCCTCTCCCTGTTCACTTCCTTCGGGTTCTTCAGCGACGAGGAGAACCAGCGGGTTCTGGATAACGTGGCGGTGAGCCTGAGGGAGGGGGGCACCCTGCTTCTCGACCTGAGAAACTCCGGGAAGGGCCTGTCGCGCCTCGAGAACTGGGACCAGACGATCGAGGTCCCTTCAGGACAGCTCCGGATGTCGATAGGGTTCAATTCCGGGACCCGGCGTGCGACAGCGGAGCACGTGCTGACACGCAAGGACGGGATCCGGATCTCCTCCACGTTCGACGTGCGGATCTACTCGAGCGATGAGCTCGAAGCGATGCTCGGGAAATGCGGGTTGCGGGTGAAGAATTGCTTCGGCTCCCTTTCGGGAGATCCCTTCACGGAGGAGTCCGAGCGGATGGTTGTTCTCTCGGTGAAAGGATAA
- a CDS encoding metallophosphoesterase family protein, which translates to MRLAVVSDIHSNGDALAAVLREIDRQRVDRVVHLGDLVGYNAEPETCVRWARENGVAGVFGNHDAVVTGRATGEFFHAPALLAARWSAEQISPDSREYLAGLAESLRLPEGILLVHGSPSDPDRYLFLLEDAEEEIGMLSGESCPRVVFFGHTHLPAAFVRRKDGSTVSAPLEGLRIGEGETGMLNPGSVGQPRDRNPLASFLIWDTGAGRASWIRVPYDVPSCQRKILEAGLPRFFAARLADGT; encoded by the coding sequence GTGAGGCTCGCGGTGGTATCGGATATCCACTCGAACGGGGACGCCCTCGCCGCCGTCCTCCGGGAGATCGATCGGCAGCGCGTCGACCGGGTGGTCCATCTGGGCGACCTCGTGGGGTACAACGCCGAGCCCGAGACCTGTGTCCGCTGGGCCCGGGAGAACGGGGTGGCGGGGGTCTTCGGCAACCACGACGCCGTCGTGACGGGGAGGGCGACCGGCGAGTTCTTCCATGCGCCGGCCCTGCTTGCCGCCCGATGGTCCGCCGAACAGATCTCTCCCGACTCGAGGGAGTATCTCGCGGGGCTCGCGGAGAGCCTTCGGCTTCCCGAAGGGATCCTGCTTGTCCATGGTTCCCCCTCCGATCCGGACCGCTATCTCTTCCTTCTCGAGGACGCCGAGGAGGAGATCGGCATGCTGTCCGGCGAATCCTGCCCCCGCGTGGTGTTCTTCGGCCACACCCACCTGCCCGCGGCCTTCGTCCGAAGGAAGGACGGAAGCACCGTCTCCGCACCCCTTGAGGGCCTGCGGATCGGGGAGGGCGAGACGGGAATGCTCAACCCCGGGAGCGTCGGCCAGCCGCGCGACCGGAACCCCCTCGCCTCCTTCCTGATCTGGGACACGGGCGCCGGCCGGGCCTCCTGGATCCGCGTGCCGTACGACGTGCCGTCCTGCCAGCGGAAGATTCTCGAGGCGGGTCTTCCGAGGTTCTTCGCGGCGCGCCTGGCGGACGGAACGTGA
- a CDS encoding PBP1A family penicillin-binding protein produces the protein MTSLPLEFDDDPGGRPRTKGLLLAGTLFLCFLLGTGVGLVILAKFSSFPSLESVQQYRPSISSKIYDRYNQLVGEIYLEKRTLVPYRQIPRYVVEAFVAAEDANFFQHRGVDLTAIARAAVKDLLGGSFAQGGSTITQQTVKNLFLTHEKSISRKLKELILAYRMERKMSKEEILYLYLNQIYLGEGTYGVEAAARTYFGKGVGELGVAEGAMLAALPKAPTRYSPRTNPDLAKGRQRYVLRRMVEAGFLTQAEADKAYAARIVLAPPSTFRSKAAYFLEQVRLYLMEKYGAESLYQEGLRIYTTIDTRLQQMAHAALIEGIKTTEERNKYEGLQGAVVALDPHTGAILAMVGGTDFAQSQFNRALQARRQPGSAFKPFVYTAALSAGRTVVSMTDDSPIEFDRNEKELWKPRNYDGTFLGPIPLIEALAKSRNLATIRLLNDVGVASVLRTAKTMGIESPIERNLSIALGSSGVTLLEMCTAYATFANGGLRPAPFFLREVRDSRGEVLERTTPEAEQAISPETAYLMVRMMQEVIQSGTGKAARGLGHFLAGKTGTTNENTDAWFIGFSPDLVAGIWVGFDTPRPLGDRESAAAVALPIWIRFMGRALPLFPNRDFPVPPGILFSRVDLETGKSLPPGSSDGITLPFRIGTVPPTAPVGKKIGPSLPSPDDLL, from the coding sequence ATGACGTCTTTGCCGCTCGAGTTCGACGACGATCCGGGGGGTCGTCCCCGGACCAAGGGGCTTCTCCTGGCAGGGACGCTTTTCCTCTGCTTTCTTCTGGGAACGGGGGTCGGTCTTGTCATCCTGGCGAAGTTCTCATCGTTCCCTTCCCTGGAGTCCGTGCAGCAATACCGGCCGAGCATCTCCTCCAAGATCTACGACCGCTACAACCAGTTAGTGGGGGAAATCTACCTCGAGAAGAGAACCCTCGTCCCCTACCGGCAGATCCCCCGCTACGTCGTGGAGGCCTTCGTCGCGGCGGAGGACGCCAACTTCTTCCAGCACCGGGGAGTCGATCTCACCGCGATCGCCCGCGCCGCCGTCAAGGATCTCCTGGGGGGGAGCTTCGCCCAGGGAGGAAGCACCATCACCCAGCAAACGGTGAAAAACCTCTTCCTCACCCACGAAAAGAGCATCAGCCGGAAACTGAAGGAACTCATCCTCGCCTACCGCATGGAGCGGAAGATGAGCAAGGAGGAGATCCTCTACCTGTACCTGAACCAGATCTACCTCGGGGAGGGCACATACGGGGTGGAGGCGGCAGCGCGGACCTATTTCGGGAAGGGGGTGGGTGAACTCGGCGTGGCGGAGGGGGCGATGCTCGCCGCCCTTCCCAAGGCACCCACCCGCTATTCCCCGAGGACCAACCCCGACCTCGCGAAGGGCCGGCAGCGCTACGTCCTCCGGAGGATGGTCGAGGCGGGGTTCCTCACGCAGGCGGAGGCCGACAAGGCATATGCGGCCAGGATCGTCCTCGCCCCCCCTTCCACCTTCCGGTCGAAGGCGGCCTACTTTCTCGAACAGGTCCGCTTGTATCTCATGGAAAAATACGGGGCGGAGTCCCTCTACCAGGAAGGGCTGCGCATCTACACGACGATCGACACGCGCCTCCAGCAGATGGCCCACGCGGCTCTGATCGAGGGGATCAAGACCACGGAGGAGCGGAACAAGTACGAGGGACTTCAGGGGGCGGTCGTAGCCCTCGACCCGCACACGGGGGCGATCCTCGCCATGGTGGGGGGGACCGATTTCGCGCAGTCGCAGTTCAACCGCGCGCTCCAGGCGAGAAGACAGCCGGGGTCGGCCTTCAAGCCCTTCGTATACACCGCTGCGCTCTCCGCCGGGAGAACCGTCGTATCCATGACGGACGACTCCCCCATCGAGTTCGACCGGAACGAGAAGGAACTCTGGAAGCCGAGAAATTACGACGGGACATTCCTGGGGCCGATCCCGCTCATCGAGGCCCTCGCCAAGTCCCGCAACCTGGCGACGATCCGGCTCCTCAACGATGTGGGCGTCGCGTCGGTCCTTCGCACGGCGAAGACGATGGGCATCGAATCCCCGATCGAGCGGAACCTTTCCATCGCCCTGGGGTCCTCGGGGGTGACCCTGCTGGAGATGTGCACCGCGTACGCGACGTTCGCCAACGGAGGACTGAGGCCCGCGCCGTTTTTCCTGCGTGAGGTGAGGGACTCCCGCGGGGAGGTCCTGGAGAGAACGACCCCGGAAGCCGAACAGGCGATCTCCCCCGAAACGGCCTACCTCATGGTCCGCATGATGCAGGAGGTGATCCAGAGCGGGACGGGGAAGGCCGCGAGAGGACTCGGACACTTCCTCGCCGGAAAGACCGGAACGACGAACGAAAATACCGATGCGTGGTTCATCGGGTTCTCGCCCGACCTCGTGGCGGGGATATGGGTCGGGTTCGACACGCCGCGCCCCCTGGGCGACCGGGAGTCGGCGGCCGCCGTGGCGCTGCCCATCTGGATCCGATTCATGGGGCGGGCCCTGCCCCTCTTTCCCAACCGGGACTTCCCCGTGCCCCCCGGAATCCTCTTCTCCCGTGTCGACCTCGAGACCGGCAAGAGCCTCCCCCCCGGCTCCTCCGATGGGATCACCCTCCCCTTCCGGATCGGGACGGTGCCCCCGACGGCGCCTGTCGGGAAAAAGATCGGCCCATCCCTTCCGTCCCCGGACGACCTCTTGTAG
- a CDS encoding archease, whose product MKGRRFRLLPHTADLMLEVRGADLPGLFSSCVLALFSLLTDRRTVRGAEFRTAEAAGGTAEEQLFFLLREALQIFTVHRFVARTARVTIHKERVTLTVAGEPLDFSRHDVRREIKAVTAHAIAVERSPGGCLARFVVDV is encoded by the coding sequence GTGAAAGGGCGGCGGTTCCGCCTCCTCCCGCACACGGCGGACCTCATGCTGGAGGTCCGCGGTGCAGACCTTCCCGGCCTGTTCTCCTCCTGCGTTCTCGCGCTCTTCTCTCTTCTGACGGACAGGCGGACCGTGCGGGGTGCGGAGTTCCGCACCGCGGAAGCGGCCGGCGGCACGGCGGAGGAGCAGCTCTTTTTTCTGCTTCGCGAGGCGCTCCAGATCTTTACCGTCCACCGGTTTGTCGCCCGCACCGCGCGTGTTACGATACATAAGGAACGGGTGACGTTGACGGTGGCGGGGGAGCCTCTCGACTTCTCCCGACACGACGTCAGGCGGGAGATCAAGGCGGTGACGGCGCACGCCATCGCCGTGGAGAGGTCGCCGGGGGGCTGTCTCGCCCGTTTCGTGGTGGACGTGTAG
- a CDS encoding RtcB family protein, with protein sequence MRFRDVEIRKLSETMWEIPQESGMRVPGLIFASEAMMGDIVRDEAVRQVMNVAHLPGILKYSIGMPDIHWGYGFPIGGVAAMDAEEGVVSPGGVGYDINCGVRLLRSDLTVDALRPKLKELVAALHREVPSGVGSTGFVRLAAADEEKVLVDGARWAASRGYASAEDIERTESGGRLPGADPDAVSAVAKKRGRNQLGTLGSGNHFLEIDEVAEVFDEEAARAFGIFPGQAAVLVHSGSRGLGYQVCDDYLVTMADYMRRNAIDLPDRQLACAHIRSPEGQRYLSALAAAGNYAFANRQMLAHQTQETFLRFLGMGPRDLGMRLVYDCGHNNAKFEVHEIHGAKRKVLVHRKGATRCFPAGNREIPEAYRHVGQPVLIPGDMGTSSFVLAGSPAAMSLSFGSTCHGAGRRMSRTQAKASVRGKSIVQEMEKRGVLVASASQKTLAEEIPEAYKDVSEVVGVVHDAGIARRVARLRPVAVVKG encoded by the coding sequence ATGCGGTTCCGGGACGTCGAAATCAGGAAATTATCCGAGACGATGTGGGAAATCCCGCAGGAGAGCGGGATGCGGGTCCCCGGGCTCATCTTCGCCTCCGAGGCGATGATGGGGGACATCGTGCGCGACGAGGCCGTCCGCCAGGTCATGAACGTCGCCCACCTCCCGGGAATCCTGAAATACAGCATCGGGATGCCGGACATCCACTGGGGATACGGCTTCCCGATCGGGGGGGTGGCCGCGATGGATGCGGAAGAGGGAGTCGTCTCCCCCGGCGGAGTGGGGTACGATATCAACTGCGGGGTCCGTCTTCTCCGGTCCGACCTGACCGTCGACGCGCTTCGCCCGAAGCTCAAGGAGCTCGTGGCCGCCCTGCATCGGGAAGTCCCCTCGGGGGTCGGCTCGACGGGGTTCGTCCGCCTCGCCGCGGCGGACGAGGAGAAGGTCCTGGTCGATGGGGCCCGCTGGGCGGCGTCCCGGGGGTATGCGTCCGCGGAGGACATCGAGCGCACCGAAAGCGGGGGGAGGCTGCCGGGGGCGGACCCCGATGCGGTTTCGGCCGTCGCCAAGAAGAGGGGGCGCAACCAGCTGGGGACGCTCGGTTCGGGGAACCACTTCCTCGAGATCGACGAGGTCGCGGAGGTGTTCGACGAAGAGGCCGCGCGGGCGTTCGGGATCTTCCCCGGCCAGGCGGCCGTCCTCGTCCATTCGGGATCCCGGGGACTGGGGTACCAGGTCTGCGACGACTACCTGGTGACGATGGCCGACTACATGCGCCGCAACGCGATCGATCTTCCCGACCGGCAACTCGCCTGCGCGCACATCCGCTCCCCCGAGGGGCAGCGGTACCTGTCCGCGCTGGCCGCGGCGGGCAACTACGCATTCGCCAACCGGCAAATGCTCGCGCACCAGACCCAGGAGACGTTCCTGAGGTTCCTCGGAATGGGGCCGCGCGACCTCGGGATGCGGCTGGTGTACGACTGCGGGCACAACAATGCCAAATTCGAGGTGCACGAGATCCACGGCGCGAAGCGGAAAGTCCTCGTCCACCGGAAGGGGGCGACCCGCTGTTTCCCTGCGGGGAACCGGGAAATTCCGGAAGCGTACCGGCACGTGGGACAGCCGGTGCTCATTCCGGGCGACATGGGGACCTCCTCGTTTGTCCTTGCGGGTTCGCCGGCGGCGATGAGCCTCTCGTTCGGCTCGACCTGCCACGGCGCGGGACGCCGGATGAGCCGGACCCAGGCGAAGGCGAGCGTGCGGGGCAAGTCGATCGTCCAGGAGATGGAAAAGCGCGGGGTGCTCGTCGCCAGCGCCTCCCAGAAGACCCTCGCCGAGGAGATTCCGGAGGCCTACAAGGACGTGTCCGAAGTCGTCGGGGTCGTGCACGACGCCGGGATCGCGAGGAGGGTGGCCAGGCTTCGGCCCGTGGCGGTCGTGAAGGGATAG